A genome region from Acidobacteriota bacterium includes the following:
- a CDS encoding phospholipase D family protein, translated as MPRLSTLITRKDIRIRFSQNLEWASEIDLATAWATPNEGLCSLRRQNPRLKVRAIVGLSGNITDPDALRELADMGELLAGPASGDKRSGDKRLFHPKVYIFRGASRSRAWIGSANFTCRGFGGNEEVLFETSDTEDVECWFDRLWKQCKCTPLDESAIKSYEDHRKENPPRQPSSSWKPPRRAPKLHSPGDGWIKLSKYDPPNGRPCPSAIRFWDGKEQKLSHWYEVLTSVVERLYKNSLLNLEDHLPLTPDRPYRNSIVNTKPVHSDDRMFERFKKIEGDPPLFVNVQWESRQIPQHAKVVLKRCDQNPEKVYLQVAPSPG; from the coding sequence GTGCCGAGACTGAGCACTCTGATCACCCGCAAGGACATACGAATCCGTTTTTCCCAAAACCTTGAGTGGGCATCCGAAATCGATCTCGCGACGGCGTGGGCAACTCCCAACGAAGGTCTCTGTTCATTGCGCCGCCAAAATCCTCGCCTTAAAGTTCGCGCGATCGTCGGCCTTTCGGGCAACATAACCGACCCGGACGCATTGCGAGAATTGGCCGATATGGGGGAACTGCTCGCTGGTCCTGCCTCTGGCGACAAGCGCTCTGGCGACAAGCGGCTTTTTCATCCAAAAGTCTACATTTTCCGAGGGGCAAGCAGATCCCGTGCTTGGATTGGAAGCGCGAATTTCACGTGTCGCGGTTTCGGGGGGAATGAAGAGGTACTGTTTGAGACTTCGGACACGGAAGATGTGGAGTGTTGGTTTGATCGGCTATGGAAACAGTGCAAGTGCACTCCACTCGACGAGTCCGCCATCAAATCCTACGAGGACCATCGGAAAGAAAACCCGCCACGCCAACCGTCGTCGTCGTGGAAACCACCCCGGCGGGCTCCCAAGCTACACTCGCCCGGGGACGGCTGGATTAAGCTATCCAAATACGATCCGCCGAATGGCAGACCCTGCCCGTCGGCAATCCGGTTCTGGGATGGTAAGGAACAAAAACTGAGTCACTGGTACGAGGTTCTCACCAGTGTCGTCGAGAGGCTTTACAAAAACTCACTGCTCAACCTCGAAGATCATCTCCCGCTCACACCGGACCGTCCGTATAGGAATTCTATCGTGAATACTAAACCGGTGCATTCGGATGACAGAATGTTTGAACGCTTCAAGAAGATTGAGGGAGATCCGCCGCTGTTCGTGAACGTGCAATGGGAGTCTAGACAAATCCCGCAGCATGCCAAGGTGGTGTTAAAGCGCTGCGATCAGAATCCTGAAAAAGTGTACTTGCAGGTAGCCCCCAGCCCCGGATAA
- a CDS encoding sigma-70 family RNA polymerase sigma factor: MTNHLDILPDPALKPEITKCALLEGNVEGWIICCSERFLPLAQRIAKDDSLAEDALQISWIKVLQSINHAYFDGPKACPWVGKIVANTAKNLRHQRQRRREAPLYEIEASSRTPEDLAQERQMLGLLRESIALLPETYRQVIELRVVEGFSTRQTANLLHVSLSNVSTRLHRAVKLLQRRIDARIRPTSDRETKG, from the coding sequence GTGACCAATCACCTGGATATCCTACCCGATCCGGCTCTCAAGCCGGAAATCACGAAATGCGCTCTTCTGGAGGGCAACGTGGAAGGGTGGATCATCTGCTGTTCCGAGCGATTCTTGCCTCTGGCCCAGCGGATCGCCAAAGACGACAGCCTTGCCGAGGATGCGCTTCAAATCAGCTGGATCAAGGTGCTGCAATCGATCAACCATGCCTATTTCGACGGACCGAAGGCCTGTCCCTGGGTGGGGAAGATTGTGGCCAACACGGCCAAGAATCTTCGTCACCAACGCCAGCGGCGAAGAGAAGCTCCCCTCTATGAGATCGAAGCGTCTAGCCGAACTCCTGAGGACTTGGCGCAAGAGAGGCAGATGCTGGGCCTGCTGCGAGAATCGATTGCACTTCTTCCAGAGACCTACCGCCAAGTGATCGAGTTGCGCGTGGTTGAAGGATTCTCCACCCGCCAGACGGCGAACCTTCTCCATGTCTCCCTCTCGAACGTCTCCACTCGGCTGCATCGTGCCGTCAAGCTGCTCCAGCGGCGTATCGATGCGCGCATTCGGCCTACTTCGGACAGAGAAACGAAGGGGTAG
- a CDS encoding redoxin domain-containing protein, giving the protein MAEVFWSVGQRIHWHFVVVLAFLVLANVAGYRTRANLQARLGLLRQINPSRVELSQPLQPLEGFDETGKPIRIAYEQSATVLIVMQTEFCPECASTMTYWNTLADFLQIPDVRFAGLFVDPGDADGYLMQNPAAFPIIRDVSREILDNNGIVRAPLTIVVSKGGEVVDYFTSLDNSRSRNRLEERLRPYWWPANRMGVNAN; this is encoded by the coding sequence ATGGCGGAAGTATTCTGGTCAGTTGGACAGAGAATTCATTGGCACTTCGTAGTGGTATTGGCGTTTTTGGTTCTTGCTAATGTTGCCGGATACCGGACGCGAGCGAATCTTCAGGCTAGACTCGGTCTTCTGCGTCAAATTAATCCGAGCCGGGTAGAGCTTAGTCAACCATTGCAGCCACTTGAAGGATTTGATGAGACAGGAAAACCCATACGAATAGCATATGAACAATCAGCGACTGTGCTTATCGTAATGCAAACCGAATTTTGCCCAGAATGTGCTAGTACAATGACATATTGGAATACTCTTGCAGATTTCCTTCAAATTCCCGATGTTCGGTTTGCGGGCCTCTTCGTGGATCCTGGAGATGCCGATGGTTATTTGATGCAGAATCCAGCTGCGTTTCCCATAATCAGAGATGTTTCGCGGGAAATACTGGACAATAATGGAATCGTGCGGGCACCTTTGACGATTGTAGTATCTAAAGGAGGTGAGGTTGTGGACTACTTCACCTCGTTGGACAACAGTAGGAGTCGCAATAGACTTGAGGAGCGACTGCGTCCATACTGGTGGCCTGCCAATCGGATGGGAGTAAACGCAAATTGA